A section of the Campylobacter lanienae NCTC 13004 genome encodes:
- a CDS encoding nucleotidyltransferase family protein, with protein sequence MNSPKEAIILCGGLGTRLKSVLPNLPKPMAPVKNKPFLAFILEYLKRQNIKKVILAVSYKYEIIQNYFQNSYLDMEIVYSIEDEPLDTGGAIVKALKLVDQNSVYILNGDTIFDINLNNLKLDDSKICIALKHMNNFDRYGSVNIDKNHNITAFNEKKFTPDGFINGGIYLITKDIFDIFNLQNKFSFEEFFQNNFLALKARACVFDDYFIDIGIPQDYQAFIDIN encoded by the coding sequence ATGAATAGCCCTAAAGAAGCAATCATCTTATGTGGCGGACTTGGAACACGCCTTAAAAGCGTGTTACCAAACCTGCCAAAACCTATGGCACCTGTTAAAAACAAACCTTTCTTAGCGTTTATCCTAGAGTATTTAAAAAGACAAAATATCAAAAAAGTTATCTTAGCCGTTTCATATAAATATGAAATAATACAAAATTATTTTCAAAATTCATATTTAGATATGGAGATTGTCTATAGCATAGAAGATGAGCCACTAGACACTGGTGGAGCGATTGTGAAAGCCTTAAAATTAGTAGATCAAAATAGCGTATATATACTTAATGGTGATACAATTTTTGATATAAATCTAAACAATTTAAAACTAGATGATAGCAAAATTTGTATAGCTTTAAAACATATGAATAATTTTGATAGATATGGGAGTGTAAATATCGATAAAAATCATAATATAACAGCATTTAATGAGAAAAAATTCACACCCGATGGATTTATCAATGGCGGAATTTATTTAATTACAAAAGATATATTTGATATATTTAATTTACAAAATAAATTCTCATTTGAAGAGTTTTTTCAAAATAATTTTTTAGCTCTCAAAGCTAGAGCCTGCGTGTTTGATGACTACTTCATTGATATTGGAATCCCGCAAGACTATCAAGCTTTTATTGATATTAATTAA
- a CDS encoding glycosyltransferase family 2 protein, with amino-acid sequence MNILIPAAGAGSRFAKEGYTKPKPFIDVLGKPMIVRVLENLKVDDAHYIIILQKSHFEQEKELCNLIAKDYNVSFVCVETLTEGTACSVLHARELIDNDTPLMIANSDQIVDIDIQKYIDDALDRGLDGSILCFKDLEKSPKWSFVKMDKDLIIEVREKELISDIATVGIYLFSKGRLFVDSAIDMIVRNNRVNNEFYTAPSYNYAIKNGAKIGCFLMKFDDMHGIGTPDDLKKYIKFIKG; translated from the coding sequence ATAAATATTTTGATACCAGCAGCAGGGGCTGGGAGTAGATTTGCCAAAGAAGGATATACCAAGCCAAAGCCTTTTATAGATGTGTTAGGTAAGCCGATGATTGTAAGAGTTTTAGAGAATTTAAAAGTTGATGATGCACACTATATAATCATTTTACAAAAATCCCATTTCGAACAAGAAAAAGAGCTATGTAATTTAATAGCCAAAGATTATAATGTTAGCTTTGTATGCGTAGAGACTCTGACAGAGGGCACTGCTTGTTCTGTTTTACACGCTAGAGAACTTATAGATAATGATACGCCTTTGATGATAGCAAATTCAGATCAAATCGTAGATATAGATATCCAAAAATACATTGATGACGCACTTGATAGGGGCTTAGATGGCTCAATTCTATGCTTTAAAGATTTAGAAAAAAGCCCCAAATGGTCTTTTGTCAAGATGGATAAAGACCTAATAATAGAAGTAAGAGAAAAAGAGCTTATATCAGATATCGCCACTGTGGGGATATATCTCTTTTCTAAGGGAAGATTGTTTGTAGATTCAGCTATCGATATGATCGTTAGAAACAATAGGGTCAATAATGAGTTTTACACAGCTCCTTCATATAACTATGCTATCAAAAATGGCGCCAAAATAGGCTGCTTTTTAATGAAATTTGATGATATGCACGGCATAGGCACACCAGATGATTTGAAAAAGTATATAAAATTTATTAAAGGATAA
- a CDS encoding nuclear transport factor 2 family protein → MLKRLTQDYIDSFNAKDLDAISSMLSDEFSLEDPVVKRLEGKDKCLKAILNIFNNCQNLNFKAKNIYTDDKTSFIEFVLILDDKHLEGVDIIEWNENNQISALRAYLYEVVDG, encoded by the coding sequence ATGCTTAAAAGATTAACTCAAGATTATATAGATAGCTTTAACGCAAAAGATTTGGATGCTATATCAAGCATGTTAAGCGATGAGTTTTCATTAGAAGATCCAGTCGTTAAAAGACTAGAAGGCAAAGATAAATGCCTAAAAGCTATTTTAAATATTTTTAACAATTGCCAAAATTTAAATTTCAAAGCCAAAAATATCTACACAGATGACAAAACTAGCTTTATAGAGTTTGTACTGATTTTAGATGATAAGCATTTAGAAGGCGTAGATATCATAGAGTGGAATGAGAATAACCAAATTTCAGCCCTTAGGGCATATCTGTATGAGGTGGTAGATGGCTAA
- a CDS encoding capsular biosynthesis protein has protein sequence MAKVALCISGAFRGENFIEYLNDTIGKFKSLNPDVFIASWDSYKIWPGVGGLGVGWIRNWYSQDIIEFAPKEFIGSNSDFKKLFPEVYKILEKEIDKHIDNDLLEKIKRLDNVKSIKLSNEQEYLKQYPSNLEIVNSTKMFYGFWQVVNLLLEYETKNNFYYDYIIVLRPDKIYSIDFDLKFIETLQQDNEIICEEYDWGMMDISLYGKRYAMIELLSLFDKASRYRHLDYFKYFPSGICCAPIGFLDHSILVRCVKFIGLKINNTNFIKYNKIDYNPRIPNIQKALLKDLENIDTNRDQDYILFFDILNCPKLLSTRLATQIIKNHLSYKLGEAMIANSKSLLGYIKMPFKLNHIKKEHNNEQKSYEKIIKKHPNLKLPPLETYPDYNEAIKIKNHLSYKLGEALIKANNKGFITGGGGYWLLFEIRRIIKEHKKAKNENR, from the coding sequence ATGGCTAAGGTAGCATTATGTATAAGCGGAGCTTTTAGGGGTGAGAATTTTATAGAATATTTAAATGACACTATTGGTAAATTCAAATCGTTAAATCCAGATGTCTTTATAGCTTCATGGGATAGCTATAAGATTTGGCCAGGTGTAGGTGGCTTAGGTGTGGGCTGGATAAGGAATTGGTATAGTCAAGATATTATCGAATTTGCCCCTAAAGAATTTATAGGATCTAATAGTGATTTTAAAAAACTTTTTCCAGAAGTATATAAAATATTAGAAAAAGAGATAGATAAACATATAGATAATGATTTATTAGAAAAGATAAAACGATTAGATAATGTCAAATCAATAAAATTATCAAACGAACAAGAGTATTTAAAGCAATATCCATCAAATTTGGAGATTGTGAATTCAACTAAAATGTTTTATGGATTTTGGCAAGTTGTTAATTTGCTATTAGAATATGAAACAAAAAATAATTTTTACTACGACTATATCATTGTATTAAGACCAGATAAAATATACTCTATAGATTTTGATTTAAAATTTATCGAAACATTACAACAAGATAATGAAATAATATGCGAAGAGTATGATTGGGGTATGATGGATATATCCCTTTATGGCAAAAGATATGCTATGATAGAGCTTTTATCGCTATTTGATAAAGCTAGCAGATATAGGCATTTAGATTATTTTAAATATTTTCCAAGTGGTATTTGCTGTGCTCCAATTGGATTTTTAGACCACAGCATACTCGTTCGGTGTGTAAAGTTTATAGGTCTAAAAATAAACAATACAAATTTTATCAAATATAACAAGATAGATTATAACCCAAGGATACCAAATATCCAAAAAGCCCTATTAAAAGATTTAGAAAATATAGACACAAATAGAGATCAAGATTATATTCTATTCTTTGATATATTAAATTGCCCTAAATTATTAAGCACTAGACTTGCCACACAAATAATCAAAAACCATCTAAGCTATAAACTTGGCGAAGCTATGATAGCAAATTCAAAAAGCTTATTAGGCTATATAAAAATGCCTTTTAAATTAAACCATATCAAAAAAGAGCATAACAACGAACAAAAATCTTACGAAAAAATCATCAAAAAGCATCCAAATCTTAAGCTCCCACCACTTGAGACCTATCCAGATTACAATGAAGCCATAAAGATTAAAAACCATCTAAGCTATAAACTTGGAGAGGCTTTGATAAAAGCTAATAACAAAGGCTTTATCACCGGTGGGGGGGGGTATTGGCTGCTATTTGAGATTAGGCGCATAATAAAAGAGCATAAAAAGGCAAAAAATGAAAATCGATAA
- a CDS encoding RICIN domain-containing protein translates to MRNLLFMLFISLIFISCSSSKSPYYPPIMDDNFTHNSLKTPIFNKLDLADPSNPLANTTPSNNQSNSSNQPPQITQPPLLTAPATLGSSPSLGSKSTPLTIINPKGGSAITVWALAPGNWLWGYTLDNSKEFGRARSWQVLNLGNDIALIINFLTNTCIHDEGGGITHRNCDINNKSQQWQLSAMDNGAIQIKSSASSKCITTDLGSLTQTGSYYSLAMRECNFKPNFNQQWVFIPEAAPTSPLLGYQQ, encoded by the coding sequence ATGAGAAATTTGCTATTTATGCTATTTATATCTTTAATTTTCATATCTTGCTCTTCAAGCAAGTCGCCATATTATCCGCCTATAATGGATGATAATTTCACTCATAATTCTCTAAAAACACCTATATTTAATAAACTTGATTTAGCAGATCCATCTAATCCATTAGCAAATACCACCCCATCAAATAATCAGTCAAATTCATCTAATCAACCACCCCAAATAACCCAGCCACCGCTATTAACCGCCCCAGCTACTCTAGGCTCATCCCCATCTCTTGGATCTAAATCCACCCCACTAACTATAATAAACCCAAAGGGTGGCTCAGCAATCACAGTTTGGGCATTAGCTCCTGGTAATTGGCTATGGGGATATACCTTAGATAACTCTAAAGAGTTTGGTAGAGCTAGGTCTTGGCAAGTTTTAAATCTAGGTAATGATATAGCTTTGATTATAAATTTCCTTACTAATACTTGTATCCATGATGAAGGTGGTGGTATCACTCACAGAAATTGCGATATCAATAACAAATCCCAACAATGGCAACTATCAGCTATGGACAATGGCGCCATTCAGATCAAATCTAGTGCTTCTAGTAAGTGTATCACAACAGATCTTGGCTCACTAACTCAAACTGGCAGCTACTATAGTCTTGCTATGAGAGAGTGTAATTTTAAGCCAAATTTTAATCAACAATGGGTATTTATCCCTGAAGCAGCACCAACTTCTCCACTCTTAGGATATCAACAATGA
- a CDS encoding cytolethal distending toxin subunit B family protein → MKNILIILLFSFISLYANIDDFKTATWNMQGSSASSEAKWSISIAQMFSGANGIDVLAIQEAGTLPATAEPTGREFRAFGTSVVVTEHVWNIGTRLRPDLIFIYYARTDLGGNRVNLALASRRQADEVFLRPPPTTASRPMLGIRINNDAFFSIHALANGGADASAIVHNIDLFFQSTPTLANTNWIIMGDFNREPVDLLSTFELELRLRTRIVTNNAITQISARRTLDYAVVGNSNRAIAPAPLPPISASTFFSGFRTHIASDHFPVTFRRFP, encoded by the coding sequence ATGAAAAATATATTAATAATACTATTATTTAGCTTTATAAGTTTATATGCTAATATAGATGATTTTAAAACAGCCACTTGGAATATGCAAGGCTCAAGTGCTAGTAGCGAGGCTAAATGGAGCATTAGTATAGCTCAAATGTTCTCTGGAGCTAATGGAATAGATGTCTTAGCTATCCAAGAAGCTGGCACCTTACCCGCTACAGCCGAGCCAACTGGAAGAGAATTTAGAGCATTTGGTACTAGTGTAGTTGTAACTGAGCATGTATGGAATATAGGCACCAGACTAAGACCTGATCTAATCTTTATATACTATGCTAGGACAGATTTAGGTGGTAATAGAGTAAATTTAGCCCTAGCTAGTAGAAGACAAGCTGATGAAGTATTCTTACGACCACCTCCAACAACAGCCTCAAGACCAATGCTAGGAATTAGAATTAATAATGATGCATTCTTTAGTATTCACGCATTAGCTAATGGTGGAGCTGATGCTTCAGCTATTGTGCATAATATAGATCTATTCTTTCAAAGCACCCCAACCCTAGCTAATACCAATTGGATTATAATGGGAGATTTTAATAGAGAGCCAGTAGATCTGCTTAGCACATTTGAATTAGAGCTAAGACTTAGAACTAGGATAGTTACTAATAACGCAATAACTCAAATAAGCGCTAGAAGAACTCTAGATTACGCTGTAGTAGGTAACTCTAATAGAGCTATAGCACCAGCACCACTACCACCAATATCAGCTAGCACATTCTTTAGTGGATTTAGAACTCACATAGCAAGTGACCACTTCCCTGTAACATTTAGGAGATTTCCATGA
- a CDS encoding glycosyltransferase family 2 protein: MINIVIPLAGKSNFFKEDEIIFPKPFVEICGKTMIEILIDNYKEITNKQFIFILKDDDVSEFHLDEAIKVLDPSAHIITLKNPTQGMACSALLAIDYIDDNSPLIIANADQIFDINLNIVLDYFKDYDAGVIAFDSIHPRWAYVRVDNNSNVIEAVEKKPISKNAIAGFYYYKQGVDFIQASQKMIINDSHLNGQFYIAPTLNELILMGKNVGVYKIDNELYHTFYSMEKIRDYERIKNA, from the coding sequence ATGATAAATATCGTTATTCCACTAGCGGGGAAAAGCAATTTTTTTAAAGAAGATGAGATTATCTTTCCTAAGCCTTTTGTTGAGATTTGTGGCAAAACCATGATAGAGATATTGATAGATAATTATAAAGAGATTACCAACAAGCAATTCATTTTTATACTTAAAGATGATGATGTAAGCGAATTTCACCTAGATGAAGCTATCAAGGTATTAGACCCAAGCGCCCATATCATCACGCTTAAAAACCCTACACAAGGTATGGCGTGTAGCGCTCTTTTGGCTATTGATTATATAGATGATAACTCACCACTAATCATCGCTAACGCAGATCAAATTTTTGATATAAATTTAAATATTGTTTTAGATTATTTCAAAGATTATGATGCTGGGGTAATCGCATTTGACTCTATCCATCCTAGATGGGCCTATGTAAGAGTGGATAATAACTCAAATGTGATAGAAGCAGTGGAGAAAAAGCCAATTAGCAAAAACGCAATTGCGGGATTTTATTATTACAAACAAGGTGTGGATTTTATCCAAGCTAGTCAAAAAATGATAATCAACGACTCCCATCTAAATGGGCAATTCTATATAGCACCTACCTTAAATGAGCTTATTTTAATGGGTAAAAATGTTGGAGTATATAAGATAGATAATGAGTTATATCATACTTTTTATAGTATGGAGAAGATTAGAGATTATGAAAGGATTAAAAATGCTTAA
- a CDS encoding GDP-mannose 4,6-dehydratase, with protein sequence MKALITGFTGQVGSQMADFLLENTDYDVIGMMRWQEPMDNIYHLSDRINKKDRISIFYADLNDYSSLQKLFESQRPDVIFHLAAQSYPKTSFDIPIETLQTNIIGTANILENIRILKAKDGYDPVVHICSSSEVYGKAKVGIKLNEETAFHGASPYSISKIGTDYLGRFYGEAYNIRTFVTRMGTHSGPRRSDVFFESTVAKQIALIEAGYQEPVIKVGNLSSVRTFQDCRDAIRAYYLLSLESQKGNIPCGEAFNIAGEEAFKLPEVIDILLNFSDMGGGIEVRQVEDRMRPIDADYQMFDNSKIKSFIDWKAEIPVRQMLKDLLNHWRNEIKRGRIPLNR encoded by the coding sequence ATGAAAGCTCTAATTACAGGATTTACAGGGCAAGTTGGCTCACAAATGGCAGATTTTTTGCTAGAAAATACGGATTATGATGTTATAGGTATGATGCGTTGGCAAGAACCTATGGACAATATCTATCATTTAAGTGATAGGATCAATAAAAAAGATAGAATCAGTATTTTTTATGCAGATTTAAATGATTACTCTAGTCTTCAAAAACTTTTTGAGAGTCAAAGACCGGATGTGATCTTTCATTTGGCCGCACAGTCTTACCCAAAAACTTCTTTTGACATACCTATAGAAACATTACAAACAAATATCATAGGCACAGCAAATATTTTGGAAAACATTAGAATTTTAAAGGCAAAAGATGGATATGACCCTGTAGTGCATATCTGCTCTTCAAGTGAAGTTTATGGTAAAGCAAAAGTAGGGATTAAACTTAATGAAGAAACAGCTTTTCACGGTGCAAGTCCTTATAGCATAAGCAAAATTGGCACTGATTATTTGGGAAGATTTTATGGCGAAGCTTATAACATTCGCACTTTTGTTACAAGAATGGGAACGCATAGTGGCCCAAGAAGAAGCGATGTGTTTTTTGAAAGCACAGTTGCAAAACAAATTGCTTTAATTGAAGCGGGTTATCAAGAGCCTGTTATCAAGGTTGGAAATCTTTCGAGTGTAAGAACCTTTCAAGATTGTCGTGATGCTATAAGGGCTTATTATCTACTTTCTCTTGAGAGTCAAAAGGGTAATATTCCTTGCGGAGAAGCTTTTAATATAGCAGGAGAAGAGGCTTTTAAACTTCCTGAAGTTATAGATATATTGCTAAATTTTAGTGATATGGGGGGGGGTATTGAGGTAAGACAAGTTGAAGATAGGATGCGTCCTATTGATGCTGACTATCAAATGTTTGATAATAGTAAAATAAAGAGTTTTATCGATTGGAAAGCTGAAATTCCTGTTAGACAAATGCTTAAAGATTTGCTAAATCATTGGAGAAATGAAATTAAGAGAGGCAGAATTCCTTTAAATCGATAA
- the hddA gene encoding D-glycero-D-manno-heptose 7-phosphate kinase, whose translation MKTIRTQTPLRLGLAGGGTDINLYCDKYTGYVLNATISLYIHCTLIEREDGKIIFDSPDTNSYSEYESKEFLGNDGKLDIFKSIYNRIVKDFTKKPLSFSLHTYSDVPSGSGLGGSSTLVVGVIKAFAEWLNLPLGEYEIAKLAYEIEREDLGIVGGAQDQYAATFGGFNFMEFYDNKRVIVNPLRIKNWIASELEARTVLYFTNITREAKDIEEHKKGKLGDEKSLEAMHAIKQDAIKMKEALFKADFDTLAQILGKSWQSKKIISEIVSNDELERIYHLAMQNGAYSGKTSGAGAGGFMFFFVDPTKKYNLIKALNKEQGYVQDFSFTKEGVKSWRI comes from the coding sequence ATGAAAACCATACGCACGCAAACTCCTCTTCGCCTTGGTTTAGCAGGTGGTGGAACTGATATAAATTTATATTGTGATAAATACACAGGTTATGTTTTAAATGCAACTATATCTTTATATATACATTGCACTTTGATCGAAAGAGAAGATGGAAAAATCATTTTTGATTCGCCTGATACAAATTCTTACTCTGAGTACGAAAGTAAAGAATTCTTAGGAAATGATGGAAAATTAGATATTTTTAAAAGTATTTATAATCGCATTGTAAAAGATTTTACAAAAAAACCTTTAAGTTTTTCTTTGCATACATACTCAGATGTACCAAGTGGTAGTGGTTTGGGCGGAAGCTCAACTTTGGTTGTAGGGGTTATAAAAGCCTTTGCAGAATGGCTTAATCTACCTTTAGGAGAATATGAAATCGCTAAGCTTGCTTATGAGATAGAAAGAGAAGATTTAGGCATAGTAGGCGGAGCACAAGATCAATACGCCGCAACTTTTGGTGGCTTTAATTTTATGGAATTTTATGATAATAAAAGAGTCATTGTTAATCCTTTGCGTATTAAAAATTGGATAGCTAGTGAGCTTGAAGCTAGAACTGTGCTTTATTTTACAAATATTACAAGAGAAGCAAAAGATATAGAAGAACATAAAAAAGGAAAGCTCGGAGATGAAAAATCCCTTGAAGCTATGCACGCTATAAAACAAGATGCTATAAAGATGAAAGAAGCTTTGTTTAAGGCGGATTTTGATACTTTGGCACAAATTTTAGGAAAATCTTGGCAGTCAAAAAAAATCATTTCAGAAATCGTTAGCAATGATGAGCTTGAAAGAATTTATCATTTAGCTATGCAAAATGGAGCTTATAGTGGCAAAACTAGTGGAGCAGGAGCAGGTGGATTTATGTTTTTCTTTGTAGATCCTACTAAAAAATATAATTTAATCAAAGCTTTAAACAAAGAGCAAGGTTATGTGCAAGATTTTTCATTTACAAAAGAGGGGGTTAAATCATGGAGAATTTAA
- a CDS encoding D-sedoheptulose-7-phosphate isomerase, giving the protein MENLNSYIKEHFQESILVKEQILKDENLITLIKNASLEVIKAYKNGNKTLLAGNGGSAADAQHIAGEFVSRFYFDRPGIASIALTTDTSILTAIGNDYGYENLFARQVQAQGVKGDVFIGISTSGNSANIIEALKVCKEKEIISIGLTGQSGGKMADLCDYCIKVPSNCTPRIQESHIVIGHIICAIVEEEIFGKGFK; this is encoded by the coding sequence ATGGAGAATTTAAATTCTTATATAAAAGAACATTTTCAAGAATCAATTTTAGTAAAAGAGCAAATTTTAAAAGATGAGAATTTGATAACTCTTATTAAAAATGCTTCATTAGAAGTCATAAAAGCTTATAAAAATGGTAACAAAACTTTACTTGCAGGAAATGGTGGTAGTGCTGCAGATGCACAGCATATCGCAGGGGAATTTGTAAGTAGGTTTTATTTTGATAGACCCGGTATCGCAAGTATTGCACTTACTACAGATACTAGCATATTAACAGCTATTGGCAATGACTATGGTTATGAAAATTTATTTGCAAGACAAGTGCAAGCACAGGGTGTTAAAGGAGATGTTTTTATAGGAATTTCTACAAGTGGAAATAGCGCAAATATCATAGAAGCCCTAAAAGTATGTAAAGAAAAAGAGATAATCTCTATAGGACTTACTGGTCAAAGCGGCGGCAAAATGGCTGATTTGTGTGATTATTGTATCAAAGTGCCATCAAATTGCACCCCTAGAATTCAAGAATCTCACATTGTTATAGGGCATATTATTTGTGCTATCGTAGAAGAAGAGATATTTGGAAAAGGTTTTAAATAG
- a CDS encoding NAD-dependent epimerase/dehydratase: MSKKVLITGGAGYIGSVLTPILLEKGYEVCVIDNLMFDQISLLSCSHNKNFTFINGDAMDENLIKQEVAKADIIIPLAALVGAPLCKRNPKLAKMINYEAVKMISDFASPSQIFIYHNTNSGYGIGEKDAMCTEESPLRPISEYGIDKVHAEQYLLDKGNCVTFRLATVFGISPRMRLDLLVNDFTYRAYKDKFIVLFEEHFRRNYIHVRDVVKGFIHGIENYDKMKGQAYNMGLSSANLTKRQLAETIKKYIPDFYIHSASIGEDPDKRDYLVSNAKLEATGWKPDNTLEDGIEELLRAFKMMKVNRFANV; the protein is encoded by the coding sequence ATGTCAAAAAAAGTTTTAATTACAGGTGGTGCAGGTTATATAGGTTCGGTTTTAACACCGATTTTACTTGAAAAAGGTTATGAAGTTTGTGTGATTGATAATTTGATGTTTGATCAAATCTCTCTTTTATCTTGTTCTCATAATAAAAATTTTACTTTTATAAATGGTGACGCTATGGATGAAAATCTCATTAAGCAAGAGGTAGCAAAAGCTGATATTATTATTCCCCTAGCTGCTTTGGTTGGAGCTCCACTTTGTAAAAGAAATCCAAAATTAGCTAAAATGATCAATTATGAAGCTGTAAAAATGATAAGTGATTTTGCAAGTCCTTCTCAAATATTTATTTATCACAATACAAATAGCGGTTATGGTATAGGAGAAAAAGATGCAATGTGCACTGAAGAATCTCCCTTGCGTCCTATCTCAGAATATGGGATCGATAAAGTGCACGCGGAGCAATATTTGCTTGATAAAGGAAATTGTGTAACTTTTCGTTTGGCTACTGTTTTTGGAATTTCACCTAGAATGAGACTTGATTTACTTGTTAATGATTTTACCTATCGTGCATATAAAGATAAATTTATAGTGCTTTTTGAAGAGCATTTTAGACGCAATTATATTCATGTTCGCGATGTGGTTAAAGGATTTATTCATGGAATTGAGAATTATGATAAGATGAAGGGTCAGGCTTATAATATGGGATTAAGTTCTGCAAATTTGACTAAAAGACAGCTTGCTGAAACGATTAAAAAGTATATTCCTGATTTTTATATCCATTCAGCCAGCATAGGCGAAGATCCGGATAAAAGAGATTATTTGGTTTCAAATGCTAAATTAGAGGCTACAGGTTGGAAACCAGATAATACTTTAGAAGATGGCATTGAAGAACTTTTAAGAGCGTTTAAAATGATGAAAGTTAATCGCTTTGCAAATGTTTAA
- a CDS encoding cupin domain-containing protein, producing MKIDNLDSMIRGWFVGDFEPNVLKSDQVEVGVKSYKKGDYEERHYHKIATEITVITKGKVKMNGVIYSEGDIITIAPFEDTDFEALEDSQNVVVKIPAAKNDKYLGKYGENNE from the coding sequence ATGAAAATCGATAATTTAGATAGTATGATTCGGGGTTGGTTTGTAGGTGATTTTGAACCAAATGTATTAAAATCAGATCAAGTAGAAGTAGGGGTAAAAAGCTACAAAAAAGGTGATTATGAAGAGAGGCATTACCACAAAATAGCCACCGAAATCACAGTGATAACCAAAGGCAAAGTCAAAATGAACGGCGTGATATATAGCGAAGGCGATATCATCACGATAGCCCCATTTGAAGATACAGATTTTGAGGCTTTAGAAGATTCTCAAAATGTAGTAGTCAAAATCCCAGCCGCTAAAAATGATAAATATCTAGGAAAATATGGAGAAAACAATGAGTAA
- a CDS encoding HAD family hydrolase, whose protein sequence is MSQIKAVIFDMDGVLIEAKDWHYEALNRALRLFGLEISYLEHLTTFDGLPTKKKLEILSVDRKLPKSLHNFINQIKQLYTMEIVYQSCKPRFYHQYALSKLHKEGYKMAVCSNSIYNTIDVMMQKAALNPYLDFYISNEDVKHGKPDPEMYNKAIAKFGLKPNECMIVEDNENGIKAARASGANVMIVKEVSDVNYENIKEHIFKFQKGDL, encoded by the coding sequence ATGAGTCAAATTAAAGCAGTAATTTTCGATATGGATGGAGTATTGATAGAAGCCAAAGATTGGCATTATGAAGCGTTAAATAGAGCGCTTAGGCTATTTGGATTAGAGATTAGCTATTTAGAGCATTTAACCACATTTGATGGATTACCGACAAAGAAAAAGCTAGAGATATTATCAGTTGATAGAAAACTGCCTAAATCTTTACATAATTTTATCAATCAAATTAAGCAACTTTATACAATGGAGATTGTCTATCAATCTTGTAAGCCTAGATTTTATCACCAATACGCCCTATCTAAACTACATAAAGAGGGGTATAAAATGGCAGTTTGTTCTAATTCTATCTATAATACAATTGATGTAATGATGCAAAAAGCTGCCCTTAATCCATATTTGGATTTTTATATCTCTAATGAAGATGTCAAGCACGGCAAACCAGACCCAGAGATGTATAACAAAGCTATAGCCAAATTTGGGTTAAAACCAAATGAGTGTATGATAGTAGAAGATAATGAAAATGGCATTAAAGCAGCAAGAGCAAGTGGGGCTAATGTGATGATAGTAAAAGAAGTTAGCGATGTCAATTATGAGAATATCAAAGAGCATATTTTTAAATTTCAAAAGGGGGATTTATGA